One Glutamicibacter halophytocola DNA segment encodes these proteins:
- a CDS encoding DUF3145 domain-containing protein, protein MSAPMTRGVIFVHSAPAALCPHLEWAIGSVLGTPVKMDWTEQHVAPGFCRAEIEWVGPQGTGALLTSEMHGWQHLRFEITEDPSPGADGSRWSVTPDLGIFHATVDVAGNIMVGEERIRWAYEKGDGNPSIFYQEMSIALGEAWDEELEPFRHSGDEAPVRWLNQVV, encoded by the coding sequence ATGTCTGCACCGATGACCAGAGGCGTGATATTTGTACATTCCGCCCCTGCTGCACTATGCCCGCACCTGGAATGGGCAATTGGGTCCGTGCTCGGAACTCCAGTCAAGATGGACTGGACCGAACAGCACGTCGCACCCGGATTTTGTCGCGCCGAAATTGAGTGGGTTGGCCCGCAGGGAACTGGCGCACTGCTCACCAGTGAAATGCATGGATGGCAGCATCTGCGTTTCGAAATCACAGAGGATCCAAGCCCCGGCGCCGACGGCAGCCGTTGGTCCGTAACTCCAGACTTGGGGATCTTCCACGCGACCGTTGATGTTGCTGGCAACATCATGGTCGGCGAGGAAAGAATCCGCTGGGCCTATGAAAAGGGCGATGGAAACCCGTCAATTTTCTATCAAGAAATGTCCATCGCACTGGGCGAAGCCTGGGACGAGGAGCTCGAGCCTTTTAGACACTCAGGAGATGAAGCACCTGTACGATGGCTCAACCAGGTAGTTTAG
- a CDS encoding VOC family protein: MTAQFNHTIIASTDPQRMAEFYTDLLEAKPAPSWGPFCNISLDGGVLLQFATPPIDFPPQHYAFLLNEAHFDRAYQKICAAEHEHWADPQRQHPGAINHEHGGRGVYLLDPSGHYLELITKEYIPR; encoded by the coding sequence ATGACCGCGCAATTCAACCACACAATTATCGCTTCAACGGATCCACAGCGCATGGCAGAGTTTTACACTGACTTGCTCGAAGCGAAGCCCGCCCCCAGTTGGGGGCCATTCTGCAACATCAGCCTTGACGGTGGGGTGTTGCTGCAGTTTGCGACGCCACCGATTGATTTTCCGCCTCAGCACTATGCGTTCCTGCTCAACGAAGCGCATTTTGACCGCGCTTACCAAAAAATTTGCGCAGCGGAGCACGAGCATTGGGCCGACCCGCAACGCCAGCACCCCGGAGCAATCAATCATGAGCACGGTGGCAGGGGAGTCTATTTGCTAGACCCATCGGGACATTATCTGGAACTGATCACGAAGGAATACATCCCGCGATGA
- a CDS encoding dihydrofolate reductase family protein, translated as MRTLIATAFVSLDGVVEAPGGEPEYRNSGWTMNSVEFDPAAYELKGTEQAEASAMLLGRISYQAFSPIWPSMTEEFPHYNAMPKYVLSTTLAEKDLVDNWGETTILRSISDVARLRAGEGGPISIHGSATLVRSLQEHQLIDRYNLLVFPVLLGAGKRLFSQESMDAQTLKLVDSQTYSNGIQKNVFDVVR; from the coding sequence GTGCGCACACTCATCGCAACCGCATTTGTCTCGCTCGACGGAGTCGTTGAAGCTCCGGGCGGCGAACCCGAATACCGCAATTCCGGCTGGACCATGAATAGTGTCGAGTTCGATCCAGCCGCATACGAGCTGAAAGGCACCGAACAGGCTGAAGCTTCAGCCATGTTGCTGGGCAGGATCAGCTACCAGGCCTTCTCCCCCATCTGGCCATCGATGACCGAGGAATTTCCGCACTATAACGCCATGCCGAAATACGTGCTTTCCACAACGCTGGCCGAGAAGGACCTCGTAGACAACTGGGGCGAGACAACCATCCTGCGTTCGATCTCCGACGTCGCACGCCTCCGCGCGGGCGAGGGTGGACCCATCAGCATCCATGGTTCGGCAACCTTGGTTCGTTCCCTCCAAGAGCACCAGCTTATTGACCGGTACAACCTCCTGGTTTTCCCGGTCCTGCTCGGTGCAGGCAAGCGCTTGTTCAGCCAGGAAAGCATGGACGCGCAAACGCTCAAGCTCGTGGATTCACAAACATATTCGAATGGTATCCAGAAGAATGTTTTCGACGTCGTCCGGTGA
- a CDS encoding beta-ketoacyl-[acyl-carrier-protein] synthase family protein — MARKVVITGLGATTPIGGDVPTLWANALKGVSGAATLDDAWVKEYDLPVTFAARASVQPTEVLTRPETKRMDPSTQFAVVASREAWADSGLSKEDIDQNKLAVAFATGIGGVWTLLNAWDTLREKGPRRVLPMTVPMLMPNGPAAAVSLDLGAAGGAHTPVSACASGTEAMHVGLELIRSGKADVVMVGGAEAAIHPMPMAAFSSMHALSRRNDDPAKASRPYDIDRDGFVMGEGAGALVLEAEEHALARGARIYAELAGSSVTSDAHHITAPDPDGSGATRALKAAMFDGRIQPEDVVHVNAHATSTPVGDAPEYTALKNALGDQLDNVWVSATKSQMGHLLGASGAVESVLCALAVYHRTTPVTINLDNQDPAIPLKVVTGQPEALPAEGTIVALNNSFGFGGHNAVVAIRSV, encoded by the coding sequence ATGGCGCGCAAAGTAGTGATCACCGGTCTCGGAGCCACCACCCCAATCGGCGGGGACGTCCCCACCCTCTGGGCCAACGCTTTGAAGGGCGTCTCCGGCGCCGCAACCCTGGATGATGCCTGGGTGAAGGAATACGACCTTCCGGTCACCTTCGCTGCGCGCGCTTCCGTTCAGCCAACCGAGGTTCTCACCCGCCCGGAAACCAAGCGCATGGATCCTTCCACGCAGTTCGCTGTCGTTGCCTCGCGCGAAGCATGGGCCGACTCAGGCCTGAGCAAGGAAGACATCGACCAGAACAAGCTTGCCGTGGCCTTCGCTACCGGCATCGGCGGTGTCTGGACCCTGCTGAACGCCTGGGACACCCTGCGCGAAAAGGGCCCCCGCCGCGTTTTGCCAATGACTGTCCCGATGCTGATGCCCAACGGCCCAGCAGCTGCGGTGTCCCTGGACCTGGGTGCCGCCGGTGGCGCCCACACCCCGGTCTCCGCTTGCGCTTCGGGCACCGAGGCCATGCACGTTGGCCTGGAACTGATCCGCTCGGGCAAGGCCGATGTCGTGATGGTTGGTGGCGCTGAAGCAGCCATCCACCCCATGCCAATGGCTGCTTTCTCCTCGATGCATGCGCTCTCGCGCCGCAATGACGATCCTGCCAAGGCCTCCCGCCCGTACGACATCGATCGTGATGGCTTCGTGATGGGTGAAGGCGCTGGCGCCTTGGTGCTGGAAGCCGAAGAGCACGCATTGGCTCGTGGCGCCCGCATCTACGCCGAGCTGGCCGGATCGTCGGTCACCTCTGATGCACACCACATCACCGCTCCGGATCCAGATGGCTCGGGTGCTACCCGCGCGCTGAAGGCCGCCATGTTCGACGGCCGCATCCAGCCAGAGGACGTTGTACACGTCAACGCGCACGCAACCTCCACCCCGGTGGGCGACGCTCCGGAATACACCGCCTTGAAGAACGCCCTGGGCGATCAGCTGGACAATGTCTGGGTCTCGGCGACCAAGTCGCAGATGGGCCACCTGCTTGGCGCCTCCGGTGCCGTTGAATCGGTCCTGTGCGCGCTGGCTGTCTACCACCGCACCACCCCTGTGACGATCAACTTGGATAACCAGGATCCAGCGATCCCGCTGAAGGTAGTCACCGGCCAGCCGGAAGCACTTCCAGCCGAGGGCACCATCGTGGCACTGAACAACTCATTCGGTTTCGGTGGCCACAACGCAGTTGTCGCTATCCGCAGCGTCTAG
- a CDS encoding acyl carrier protein, with product MASNEEILAGLAEIVNSETGLDEADVQLDKSFTEDLDIDSISMMTIVVEAEEKFDVKIPDEEVKNLKTVGDAVSFIASVQA from the coding sequence ATGGCTAGCAACGAAGAAATCCTGGCGGGCCTCGCCGAAATCGTCAACTCCGAGACCGGCCTGGACGAAGCAGACGTGCAGCTGGACAAGTCCTTCACCGAGGACCTGGACATCGACTCGATCTCGATGATGACCATCGTCGTAGAGGCAGAAGAGAAGTTCGACGTAAAGATTCCGGACGAGGAAGTCAAGAACCTGAAGACCGTAGGCGACGCTGTCAGCTTCATCGCTTCGGTTCAGGCCTAA
- a CDS encoding ACP S-malonyltransferase, whose product MLAIVCPGQGSQTPGFLAEWLEVEGVADHLAALSAITERDLTAHGTVSDEETIKDTAVAQPLIVAAGLVTARALFGDHLPAGSIVAGHSVGEITASALAGALAESDAMNFVKVRANAMAEAAAATPTGMAAVLGGDPEEVLSALDGFGLTPANANGGGQIVAAGTTEQLAELVENPPAKARVIPLKVAGAFHTSHMQPAVGTLKELADTLTPADPSVRLLSNFDGQPVADGQANLDSLVAQVSRPVRWDLCMETLAEAGVTGVLELAPAGTLVGLARRGLKGVKTLAVKSPADLEAAQAFIAEHTAS is encoded by the coding sequence GTGTTAGCAATCGTTTGCCCCGGACAGGGCTCCCAGACCCCAGGTTTCCTCGCCGAATGGCTCGAAGTTGAGGGTGTTGCCGATCATCTGGCAGCCCTGAGCGCCATTACCGAGCGCGACCTCACCGCCCACGGAACCGTCTCCGACGAAGAGACCATCAAGGACACCGCCGTCGCGCAGCCGCTGATTGTCGCCGCAGGCCTGGTGACCGCCCGTGCGCTGTTCGGCGATCACTTGCCAGCAGGCAGCATCGTTGCCGGCCACTCGGTCGGCGAAATCACCGCTTCGGCACTGGCTGGCGCCTTGGCTGAATCCGATGCAATGAACTTCGTCAAGGTCCGCGCCAATGCCATGGCCGAAGCGGCCGCAGCCACCCCGACCGGCATGGCCGCCGTGCTCGGTGGCGATCCTGAAGAGGTCCTCTCGGCCTTGGACGGCTTCGGGCTCACCCCGGCCAACGCCAATGGCGGCGGGCAGATCGTTGCCGCGGGAACCACCGAACAGCTGGCCGAACTGGTCGAGAATCCACCGGCCAAGGCCCGTGTGATCCCCTTGAAGGTTGCCGGCGCGTTCCACACCTCGCATATGCAGCCAGCGGTGGGCACCTTGAAGGAATTGGCCGATACCCTCACGCCCGCTGACCCGAGCGTGCGCCTGCTCTCGAACTTCGATGGCCAGCCGGTCGCTGACGGCCAGGCCAACCTCGACTCCCTGGTAGCCCAGGTCTCCCGCCCGGTGCGCTGGGATCTGTGCATGGAGACCCTGGCCGAAGCCGGCGTCACCGGAGTCTTGGAACTGGCACCAGCTGGCACCCTGGTGGGCTTGGCCCGCCGCGGGCTGAAGGGCGTGAAGACCCTCGCGGTCAAGTCGCCTGCCGACCTTGAAGCTGCCCAGGCCTTCATCGCCGAGCACACTGCCAGCTAA